One segment of Macaca fascicularis isolate 582-1 chromosome 4, T2T-MFA8v1.1 DNA contains the following:
- the ZNF451 gene encoding E3 SUMO-protein ligase ZNF451 isoform X11, whose product MGDPGSEEGPLRPVLEYIDLVSSDDEEPSTSHTDRMPESKVPSSENHRPEMCSSCSVPLPIGDSSSFSGSCSSSPERIVSQTSSVENPLENQKNDQNNSDTKISETETLKSSQNFQTLPSSPLLVPQESLASSEVKENLCIDSSSASQHGRDAILYLQTQVAEMSRVIRDLQSRSCFRFHHSRPSENSSVPWDISTSKEENLSTVEEETDYKSPSADDKGQPSDPSQSSFTGLLKRMEQRGVIKRVTLQSEAESCEGKPDCVTSKKRLVPPLHPLLRIATTEVFKDPADCHPSSFMGHRVYPVAKDTSPFQPNPPAEGPIVEALEHSKRGNTTSPLDSTSKEMEVMGCRFYHAASIAARAASYMAYMTQYQRKLWEDMEDLVHDPEFDRGKARCIISDGMDAGLWQLCTTRDIMDSVVRVMAMAIDYRRQAWLRLTSLTKKTQEKISHLPFDGTSLFGQDVKAVVAEENSIKENDYKDHKYYNQHRYFYSHDQKAHYHNRGYSKGDWYKPRNHPYRYRKKGDSPERHGYKN is encoded by the exons ATGGGAGACCCGGGGTCGGAG GAAGGACCATTACGACCTGTTCTTGAATACATTGATCTGGTCAGCAGTGATGATGAAGAGCCTAGCACCTCTCATACTGAT AGAATGCCTGAATCTAAGGTGCCATCCTCTGAGAATCATCGCCCAGAAATGTGCTCTAGCTGCAGTGTTCCTCTTCCCATTGGAGATAGCAGCTCCTTCTCTGGGAGTTGTTCCAGCAGTCCAGAAAGGATAGTTTCTCAAACTTCCTCTGTTGAGAACCCATTGGAGAACcagaaaaatgatcaaaataatTCAGATACTAAGATCTCTGAGACAGAGACCCTTAAATCGTCACAGAATTTTCAGACTCTGCCTTCATCTCCACTTCTGGTCCCCCAAGAATCTTTGGCCTCTTCTGAGGTCAAAGAGAATTTATGTATAGATTCTTCTTCAGCTTCACAGCATGGACGGGATGCCATCCTCTATCTCCAGACACAAGTAGCTGAAATGTCCCGAGTGATACGTGATCTGCAGTCCAGGAGCTGTTTTAGATTTCATCATTCTAGGCCAAGTGAGAACTCCTCAGTTCCTTGGGACATCTCCACCTCTAAGGAGGAAAATTTATCCACAGTTGAAGAAGAAACTGATTACAAATCACCATCAGCTGATGACAAAGGGCAGCCATCTGACCCCAGCCAATCTAGTTTCACAGGTCTTTTGAAGAGAATGGAACAAAGAGGTGTTATAAAAAGGGTGACATTACAATCTGAAGCAGAGTCATGTGAAGGGAAACCTGATTGTGTGACTTCTAAAAAACGTTTGGTTCCTCCATTGCATCCTCTTCTGAGAATTGCCACCACTGAGGTTTTTAAAGACCCTGCTGATTGCCATCCTTCTTCCTTCATGGGACACAGGGTATATCCTGTGGCCAAGGACACCTCTCCTTTCCAACCAAACCCACCAGCTGAAGGCCCCATTGTAGAAGCATTAGAACACAGCAAAAGAGGAAATACAACATCCCCTCTAGATTCTACCTCAAAAGAAATGGAGGTCATGGGTTGTAGGTTTTACCATGCTGCCTCCATTGCAGCCCGAGCTGCTAGCTACATGGCTTATATGACTCAATATCAGCGTAAACTCTGGGAAGACATGGAAGATCTGGTTCATGACCCAGAGTTTGATCGTGGAAAAGCAAGATGTATAATATCTGATGGTATGGATGCAGGCCTTTGGCAACTTTGTACTACTAGGGACATAATGGATTCTGTAGTCAGAGTTATGGCCATGGCCATAGACTATAGAAGGCAGGCCTGGCTTCGACTTACATCTCTTACTAAGAAAACCCAGGAGAAGATCTCCCACTTGCCCTTTGATGGTACTTCCCTTTTTGGACAAGATGTAAAAGCTGTTGTTGCAGAAGAGAACAGTATAAAAGAAAATGACTATAAAGATCACAAATACTATAATCAGCATCGATACTTTTATAGTCATGATCAGAAAGCACATTATCACAATAGAGGATACTCCAAAGGGGATTGGTACAAACCTCGAAACCACCCCTATAGATATAGAAAGAAGGGAGACTCTCCAGAACGCCATGGGTACAAGAATTAA
- the ZNF451 gene encoding E3 SUMO-protein ligase ZNF451 isoform X10 has product MGDPGSEIIESVPPAGPEASESTTDENEDDIQFVSEGPLRPVLEYIDLVSSDDEEPSTSHTDRMPESKVPSSENHRPEMCSSCSVPLPIGDSSSFSGSCSSSPERIVSQTSSVENPLENQKNDQNNSDTKISETETLKSSQNFQTLPSSPLLVPQESLASSEVKENLCIDSSSASQHGRDAILYLQTQVAEMSRVIRDLQSRSCFRFHHSRPSENSSVPWDISTSKEENLSTVEEETDYKSPSADDKGQPSDPSQSSFTGLLKRMEQRGVIKRVTLQSEAESCEGKPDCVTSKKRLVPPLHPLLRIATTEVFKDPADCHPSSFMGHRVYPVAKDTSPFQPNPPAEGPIVEALEHSKRGNTTSPLDSTSKEMEVMGCRFYHAASIAARAASYMAYMTQYQRKLWEDMEDLVHDPEFDRGKARCIISDGMDAGLWQLCTTRDIMDSVVRVMAMAIDYRRQAWLRLTSLTKKTQEKISHLPFDGTSLFGQDVKAVVAEENSIKENDYKDHKYYNQHRYFYSHDQKAHYHNRGYSKGDWYKPRNHPYRYRKKGDSPERHGYKN; this is encoded by the exons ATGGGAGACCCGGGGTCGGAG ATAATAGAATCTGTCCCTCCAGCTGGCCCTGAGGCATCTGAGTCAACAACGGATGAAAATGAAGACGACATTCAGTTTGTCAGT GAAGGACCATTACGACCTGTTCTTGAATACATTGATCTGGTCAGCAGTGATGATGAAGAGCCTAGCACCTCTCATACTGAT AGAATGCCTGAATCTAAGGTGCCATCCTCTGAGAATCATCGCCCAGAAATGTGCTCTAGCTGCAGTGTTCCTCTTCCCATTGGAGATAGCAGCTCCTTCTCTGGGAGTTGTTCCAGCAGTCCAGAAAGGATAGTTTCTCAAACTTCCTCTGTTGAGAACCCATTGGAGAACcagaaaaatgatcaaaataatTCAGATACTAAGATCTCTGAGACAGAGACCCTTAAATCGTCACAGAATTTTCAGACTCTGCCTTCATCTCCACTTCTGGTCCCCCAAGAATCTTTGGCCTCTTCTGAGGTCAAAGAGAATTTATGTATAGATTCTTCTTCAGCTTCACAGCATGGACGGGATGCCATCCTCTATCTCCAGACACAAGTAGCTGAAATGTCCCGAGTGATACGTGATCTGCAGTCCAGGAGCTGTTTTAGATTTCATCATTCTAGGCCAAGTGAGAACTCCTCAGTTCCTTGGGACATCTCCACCTCTAAGGAGGAAAATTTATCCACAGTTGAAGAAGAAACTGATTACAAATCACCATCAGCTGATGACAAAGGGCAGCCATCTGACCCCAGCCAATCTAGTTTCACAGGTCTTTTGAAGAGAATGGAACAAAGAGGTGTTATAAAAAGGGTGACATTACAATCTGAAGCAGAGTCATGTGAAGGGAAACCTGATTGTGTGACTTCTAAAAAACGTTTGGTTCCTCCATTGCATCCTCTTCTGAGAATTGCCACCACTGAGGTTTTTAAAGACCCTGCTGATTGCCATCCTTCTTCCTTCATGGGACACAGGGTATATCCTGTGGCCAAGGACACCTCTCCTTTCCAACCAAACCCACCAGCTGAAGGCCCCATTGTAGAAGCATTAGAACACAGCAAAAGAGGAAATACAACATCCCCTCTAGATTCTACCTCAAAAGAAATGGAGGTCATGGGTTGTAGGTTTTACCATGCTGCCTCCATTGCAGCCCGAGCTGCTAGCTACATGGCTTATATGACTCAATATCAGCGTAAACTCTGGGAAGACATGGAAGATCTGGTTCATGACCCAGAGTTTGATCGTGGAAAAGCAAGATGTATAATATCTGATGGTATGGATGCAGGCCTTTGGCAACTTTGTACTACTAGGGACATAATGGATTCTGTAGTCAGAGTTATGGCCATGGCCATAGACTATAGAAGGCAGGCCTGGCTTCGACTTACATCTCTTACTAAGAAAACCCAGGAGAAGATCTCCCACTTGCCCTTTGATGGTACTTCCCTTTTTGGACAAGATGTAAAAGCTGTTGTTGCAGAAGAGAACAGTATAAAAGAAAATGACTATAAAGATCACAAATACTATAATCAGCATCGATACTTTTATAGTCATGATCAGAAAGCACATTATCACAATAGAGGATACTCCAAAGGGGATTGGTACAAACCTCGAAACCACCCCTATAGATATAGAAAGAAGGGAGACTCTCCAGAACGCCATGGGTACAAGAATTAA